A segment of the Streptomyces sp. NBC_01235 genome:
GCACGCGGTGGACCTCGCACCGGAGTGTCCCTCGAGATGACCGGCACACCGCACCGTGCCGAAACACAACGGCTCGGTACGGTGCGGTAGTTCACGCAGTCAGGTTGTCAGGCGTTGAAGCGGTACGACCCCGCCCGGGCCCGGTAGGTGCGGGCGACGTCGACGGTCAGGACGTTCGCGTCGCGGGTGAGGTCGGGGGCTTGCCCGAGGACCGCCTCGAGGTTCATCACCTCCAGGTAGCCGAGGCCGGCGCCCACCTGGGGCGGACGACCTCGGCAGATCCAGACGTCGTAGGCCGTCAGCCACGGCACGTGCACGCCGCTCGAAGCGGGCACCGCCACCCGCCCCCCTTGCCCATGCCGCCGGGCACCGGCCCGCCCTACGAGGTCATGCTCCGGTGCCGCCGTCGGCCAGGTCGTCGAAGACCACGACCTCGCGGGTGAGGAGGAAGAAGGACAACGAGGGCTGGAAGAGCGCCCCGTGCTTCTCCGCGTGATCGGCCAAGGCCTGCTGGTGGGCTCGGAAGCCGGTCAGGGCATCTGCCTCGTCGAACCACAGAGCTGAGTAGGCGTCGTACGCGGGCTGCTCCGCTGCGCCTCCGAAGTACGCGGCCATGCCGTCCCCGGGGAGGGCCGTGTTCCACTCGTGGCCGCGCACGTATCGGGCGGGCCCGGAGGGGTCGGCGAGCAGGTCCTCGTACGCCCGTCGCACACCTTTCTGGAACGCCTCCGGGGCAAGCCCGTCGGCGGCCTTGAGGAAGTGGAGGACCTTTACCGTGCCGGTTCCGGATCGAGGCGCCTCGGCCGCGCTCTCCTCGACGAGCAGGCTGAGTGCGGCCGACTGGTCGCTGAAGTTGACCCCGTCCGGGCCGACGACCTCGCGCGTGTACGGGTGCGCGAAGGTCTCCCCCATGGACTCGAGGTCGTCGAAGTACAGCTCGGTCACGGAGTCGCGGGGCAGCGTGACCTGGTAGCCCACGTCCCCGATCGCGCCGTAGGCGCTGTCGAGGACGTGGTTCTGGACGTACTTGCGCACGGTCAGCTTGTTGGCGACAGCTATCCCGCCGTGCACCTTCTCGATGTACTCGGCGTACTCGGCGTGCGTCATACCGGGGCGTCGCCGGACGGCGGCCACCAACTTGATCATTTTCATTCTCCTGGTGTGAGGATGTGTGGCACGGGCCGCGGAGTGGACCCGGTCAGGGTGCGAGGGTTCCGTTCAGTGCCTCCGTGAGGAGGGAGCGGAGGGCTTCCGCTGTGACCGGTCGCGGGTTGGCGTAGGGCTGGGCCTTTGCTTGGGCGATGATCTCGTCGAAGTCGCGCTCGGTGAGGCCCAGTTGGGCGAGTGAGCGCGCGGCGCCGAGCTCGGCGGCGGCTCGCGCGAGGTGCTTCGGTACGTCGTCCGTGGCCAGCGCACGGCGCAGGGCCTGGTCGGCGGTCGGCGCCGCGGGAAGGTTGAAGGCGGCGACGTACGGGAGCACGACCGTGTGGACGGCGGCGTGCGGGAGGTCGAAGGTGCCGCCGAGGATGTGGCAGATCTTGTGGTGCAGTGACATGGTCGTGGCTCCCAGGCACGCCCCGCACAACCATGCTCCGTGCAGCGCGTCGGTGCGGGCCCGCACGTCACCGGGGTCGGCGGCGATGGCTGGCAGGGC
Coding sequences within it:
- a CDS encoding EthD domain-containing protein; the encoded protein is MIKLVAAVRRRPGMTHAEYAEYIEKVHGGIAVANKLTVRKYVQNHVLDSAYGAIGDVGYQVTLPRDSVTELYFDDLESMGETFAHPYTREVVGPDGVNFSDQSAALSLLVEESAAEAPRSGTGTVKVLHFLKAADGLAPEAFQKGVRRAYEDLLADPSGPARYVRGHEWNTALPGDGMAAYFGGAAEQPAYDAYSALWFDEADALTGFRAHQQALADHAEKHGALFQPSLSFFLLTREVVVFDDLADGGTGA